The following coding sequences are from one Carassius auratus strain Wakin chromosome 47, ASM336829v1, whole genome shotgun sequence window:
- the LOC113065083 gene encoding fibroin heavy chain-like isoform X3 codes for MTARVYCSLMAVLSCLSGNLIITDATFSFPTMVFGFCPMKLTVVPSRRGCFFDGDCPGGEKCCIFESGSACVPPVSMTFPKIVAGFCPTKLTVVPSRRGCFSDGDCFGGDKCCIFESGPACVPPVSMDRIIQESLMKPGLCPPPTFERRSCTTFCNGDSDCPNNEKCCSNGCGRYCTAPYAVKPGQCPKPKDTPECAESCFHDGQCPDSQKCCPTTCGYACSEANDQESGQGSVHVSVKAGGNGRGYVSIQTSNRGSSSGSSSGFGSGGSSGSSSGTGSGSGQAQGSSSGSVSGSGSGQAQGSGSGSVSGSGSGSSSGTGSGSGSSSGTGSGSGSSSGSGQVQGSSSGSSYGTGSAGGSGSGSSSGSGQAQGSSSGSGYGTGSSSGSGQAQGSSSGSGSSFGSVSSSGSGYGTGSASSSGSGSSSGSGQAQGSSSGSGSSFGSGYGTGIASSSGTGSGSGSSSGSGHGTGTGSSSGSGYGTGSGYGTGSASSSGSGSGSGTSSGSGYGTGSASSSGTGSGSGSSSGSGQAQGSSSGTGSSYGSVSSSGSGSGTGSASSSGSGSGTGSASSSGSGYGSGTSSGSGYGTGSASSSGSGSGTGSASSIGSGSGSGTSSGSGYGTGSGSSSGSGQAQGSSSGGGSSYGSVSSSGSGYGTGSASSSGSGQAQGSSSGGGSSYGSVSSSGSGYGTGSASSSGSGQAQGSSSGSGSSYGSVSSSGSGYGTGSASSSGTGSGMGSSSGTGSGSGSGSGSGSSSGSGQAQGSSSGSGSSYGSVSSSGSGYGTGSASSSGTGSGMGSSSGTGSGSGSGSGSGSSSGSGQAQGSSSGSGSNYGSVSSSGSGYGTGSASSSGTAFGSGSSSGIGQAQGSSPGSGSGTGSGSSSGSGSGTGSGSSSSSGQAQGSSSGSGSNYGSVSSSGSGHGTGSASSSGTGSGSGSSSGIGQAQESSSGSGSGTGSSSGSGQAQGSSSGSGSSYGSVSSSGSGHGTGSGSSSGIGQAQGSSSGSGSGTGSSSGSGQAQGSSSGSGSSYGSVSSSGSGYGTGSASSSGTGSGSGSSSGSGQAQGSSSGSGYGTGSSSGSGQVQESSSGNGSGSVSSSGSGTSSGSGQAQERISGSSSGTGNASSSGTGSGSGTSYGSGQAQGSSSGIGSGSGSGSNQVQGSSSGSGSSYGSGSSQAQGSGSGSGTSHGSGSSQAQGSGSGGGSSQAQGSGSGSGSSYGSGSSQAQRSGSGSGSSQAQGSGSQGSEGSQVQGSGSGGGTSYGSSNYGSQAQASGSGSGTSHGSGSSQAQGSGSGSGYGSGTSHGSESSQAQGSGSGSGSSQAQGSGSGSVSGQAQGSSSESGSGSNYGSGQAQASGSGSRTGYESGSNNGHGSNQAQGGSSESGYGSGISHGSGSSQAQGSGSGGRTSYGSGNNYGSSQAQASGSGSGTGYESGRNNGHGSNQVQGSSSESGYGSGISHGSGSSQAQGSGSRGGSGYGSGSSSGTSYGSGSSQAQGTGSGSVSGQAQGSSSESGSGSGNNYGSGSNYGSAQASGSGSGTGYESGSNNGHGSSQVQGGSSESGSGSGSNYGSGQAQGSSSETDSESGSNYGSGQAQGSSSETSSGSGTDSGSSQSQGSGSGSGSSSGSGQAQGGGSGSGTDYESGSNYESGGGQAQGSGSGSGRNYGSGRGRARGSGSGRGQAQGSNYGSGSGLAQGSGYGRGSSSGSGYRHSSGSDQGSGQAQGSNYGSGSDPGSGYGSESSSGNGYRHSSGSDQGSGQAQGSSYGSGSDQGSSYASGHGSGQYQGSSDESGRRYGSDQGSSYRSGNGYETYGNRHDQGSGHGSSQHQESSYGSGHGSGQRQGSNKGSGHGSRQAQGSD; via the exons ATGACAGCACGAGTGTACTGCTCGTTGATGGCTGTTTTATCATGTCTGTCTGGAAACTTGATCATAACAGATGCCACAT TCAGCTTCCCAACAATGGTGTTTGGTTTCTGTCCGATGAAGCTGACGGTCGTGCCGTCTCGTCGAGGATGTTTCTTTGATGGAGATTGCCCTGGAGGAGAAAAATGCTGTATATTTGAGTCGGGGTCTGCATGTGTGCCACCTGTTTCCA TGACCTTCCCAAAAATTGTGGCCGGGTTCTGTCCGACAAAGCTGACTGTTGTGCCATCCCGTCGAGGGTGTTTTTCTGATGGAGACTGCTTTGGAGGAGACAAATGCTGTATATTTGAGTCAGGGCCCGCATGTGTGCCACCTGTTTCCA TGGATAGAATTATTCAGGAGTCATTGATGAAGCCAGGACTGTGTCCACCCCCAACCTTTGAAAGAAGATCGTGTACCACATTCTGTAACGGTGACTCTGACTGTCCCAACAATGAGAAGTGCTGCAGCAATGGATGTGGTCGTTACTGTACGGCTCCATATGCAG TGAAACCAGGTCAATGTCCCAAACCGAAGGACACTCCAGAATGTGCTGAAAGCTGTTtccatgatggccagtgtcctgacTCGCAGAAATGTTGCCCAACTACCTGTGGCTATGCATGTAGTGAAGCAAATGATCAAGAAAGTGGTCAGGGAAGTGTTCATGTAAGTGTTAAGGCAGGTGGAAATGGAAGGGGTTATGTAAGTATTCAGACAAGTAATCGTGGAAGTAGTTCTGGAAGTAGTTCTGGATTTGGTTCTGGAGGTAGTTCTGGAAGTAGTTCTGGAACTGGTTCTGGAAGTGGTCAGGCTCAGGGAAGTAGTTCTGGTAGTGTAAGTGGTTCTGGAAGTGGTCAGGCTCAGGGAAGTGGTTCTGGAAGTGTAAGTGGTTCTGGGAGTGGGAGTAGTTCTGGAACTGGTTCTGGGAGTGGAAGTAGTTCTGGAACTGGTTCTGGGAGTGGAAGTAGTTCTGGAAGTGGTCAGGTTCAAGGGAGTAGTTCTGGAAGCAGTTATGGAACTGGAAGTGCAGGTGGTTCTGGAAGTGGAAGTAGTTCTGGAAGTGGTCAGGCTCAGGGAAGTAGTTCTGGAAGTGGTTATGGAACTGGAAGTAGTTCTGGAAGTGGTCAGGCTCAGGGAAGTAGTTCTGGAAGTGGGAGTAGTTTTGGAAGTGTGAGTAGTTCTGGAAGTGGTTATGGAACTGGAAGTGCAAGTAGTTCTGGAAGTGGAAGTAGTTCTGGAAGTGGTCAGGCTCAGGGAAGTAGTTCTGGAAGTGGGAGTAGTTTTGGAAGTGGTTATGGAACTGGAATTGCAAGTAGTTCTGGAACTGGTTCTGGAAGTGGAAGTAGTTCTGGAAGTGGTCATGGAACAGGAACTGGAAGTAGTTCTGGAAGTGGTTATGGAACTGGAAGTGGTTATGGAACTGGAAGTGCAAGTAGTTCTGGAAGTGGTTCTGGAAGTGGAACTAGTTCCGGAAGTGGTTATGGAACTGGAAGTGCAAGTAGTTCTGGAACAGGTTCTGGAAGTGGAAGTAGTTCCGGAAGTGGTCAGGCTCAGGGAAGTAGTTCTGGAACTGGGAGTAGTTATGGAAGTGTGAGTAGTTCTGGAAGTGGTTCTGGAACTGGAAGTGCAAGTAGTTCTGGAAGTGGTTCTGGAACTGGAAGTGCAAGTAGTTCTGGAAGTGGTTATGGAAGTGGAACTAGTTCCGGAAGTGGTTATGGAACTGGAAGTGCAAGTAGTTCTGGAAGTGGTTCTGGAACTGGAAGTGCAAGTAGTATTGGAAGTGGTTCTGGAAGTGGAACTAGTTCCGGAAGTGGTTATGGAACTGGAAGTGGAAGTAGTTCTGGAAGTGGTCAGGCTCAGGGGAGTAGTTCTGGAGGTGGGAGTAGTTATGGAAGTGTGAGTAGTTCTGGAAGTGGTTATGGAACTGGAAGTGCAAGTAGTTCTGGAAGTGGTCAGGCTCAGGGGAGTAGTTCTGGAGGTGGGAGTAGTTATGGAAGTGTGAGTAGTTCTGGAAGTGGTTATGGAACTGGAAGTGCAAGTAG TTCTGGAAGTGGTCAGGCTCAGGGAAGTAGTTCTGGAAGTGGGAGTAGTTATGGAAGTGTGAGTAGTTCTGGAAGTGGTTATGGAACTGGAAGTGCAAGTAGTTCTGGAACTGGTTCTGGAATGGGAAGTAGTTCTGGAACGGGTTCTGGAAGTGGAAGTGGTTCTGGAAGTGGAAGTAGTTCTGGAAGTGGTCAGGCTCAGGGAAGTAGTTCTGGAAGTGGGAGTAGTTATGGAAGTGTGAGTAGTTCTGGAAGTGGTTATGGAACTGGAAGTGCAAGTAGTTCTGGAACTGGTTCTGGAATGGGAAGTAGTTCTGGAACTGGTTCTGGAAGTGGAAGTGGTTCTGGAAGTGGAAGTAGTTCTGGAAGTGGTCAGGCTCAGGGAAGTAGTTCTGGAAGTGGGAGTAATTATGGAAGTGTGAGTAGTTCTGGAAGTGGTTATGGAACTGGAAGTGCAAGTAGTTCTGGAACTGCTTTTGGAAGTGGAAGTAGTTCTGGAATTGGTCAGGCTCAGGGAAGTAGTCCTGGAAGTGGTTCAGGAACTGGAAGTGGAAGTAGTTCTGGAAGTGGTTCAGGAACTGGAAGTGGAAGTAGTTCTTCAAGTGGTCAGGCTCAGGGAAGTAGTTCTGGAAGTGGGAGTAATTATGGAAGTGTGAGTAGTTCTGGAAGTGGTCATGGAACTGGAAGTGCAAGTAGTTCTGGAACAGGTTCTGGAAGTGGAAGTAGTTCTGGAATTGGTCAGGCTCAGGAAAGTAGTTCCGGAAGTGGTTCTGGAACTGGAAGTAGTTCTGGAAGTGGTCAGGCTCAGGGGAGTAGTTCTGGAAGTGGGAGTAGTTATGGAAGTGTGAGTAGTTCTGGAAGTGGTCATGGAACTGGAAGTGGAAGTAGTTCTGGAATTGGTCAGGCTCAGGGAAGTAGTTCCGGAAGTGGTTCTGGAACTGGAAGTAGTTCTGGAAGTGGTCAGGCTCAGGGAAGTAGTTCTGGAAGTGGGAGTAGTTATGGAAGTGTGAGTAGTTCTGGAAGTGGTTATGGAACTGGAAGTGCAAGTAGTTCTGGAACAGGTTCTGGAAGTGGAAGTAGTTCTGGAAGTGGTCAGGCTCAGGGAAGTAGTTCCGGAAGTGGTTATGGAACTGGAAGTAGTTCTGGAAGTGGTCAGGTTCAGGAGAGTAGTTCTGGAAATGGTTCTGGAAGTGTGAGTAGTTCTGGAAGTGGAACTAGTTCCGGAAGTGGTCAGGCTCAAGAACGTATTTCTGGAAGTAGTTCTGGAACTGGAAATGCAAGTAGTTCTGGAACTGGTTCTGGAAGTGGAACTAGTTATGGAAGTGGCCAGGCTCAGGGAAGTAGTTCTGGAATTGGAAGTGGTTCAGGAAGTGGAAGCAATCAGGTTCAAGGAAGTAGTTCTGGAAGTGGAAGTAGTTATGGAAGTGGCAGCAGTCAGGCTCAGGGAAGTGGTTCTGGAAGTGGAACTAGTCATGGAAGTGGAAGCAGTCAGGCTCAGGGAAGTGGTTCCGGAGGTGGAAGCAGTCAGGCTCAGGGAAGTGGTTCTGGAAGTGGAAGTAGTTATGGAAGTGGAAGCAGTCAGGCCCAGAGAAGTGGTTCTGGAAGTGGAAGCAGTCAGGCTCAGGGAAGTGGAAGTCAAGGAAGTGAAGGTAGTCAGGTTCAGGGAAGTGGTTCTGGAGGTGGAACTAGTTATGGGAGCAGTAATTATGGTAGTCAGGCTCAGGCAAGTGGTTCTGGAAGTGGAACTAGTCATGGAAGTGGAAGCAGTCAGGCTCAGGGAAGCGGTTCTGGAAGTGGTTATGGAAGTGGAACTAGTCACGGAAGTGAAAGCAGTCAGGCTCAGGGAAGTGGTTCTGGAAGTGGAAGCAGTCAGGCTCAGGGAAGTGGTTCTGGAAGTGTTAGTGGTCAGGCTCAGGGAAGTAGTTCTGAAAGTGGTTCTGGAAGTAATTATGGAAGCGGTCAGGCTCAGGCAAGTGGTTCTGGAAGTAGAACTGGTTATGAAAGTGGAAGTAATAATGGACATGGAAGCAATCAGGCTCAAGGAGGTAGTTCTGAAAGTGGTTATGGAAGTGGAATTAGTCATGGAAGTGGAAGCAGTCAGGCTCAGGGAAGTGGTTCTGGAGGTAGAACTAGTTATGGGAGTGGAAATAATTACGGAAGCAGTCAGGCTCAGGCAAGTGGTTCTGGAAGTGGAACTGGTTATGAAAGTGGAAGAAATAATGGACATGGAAGCAATCAGGTTCAAGGAAGTAGTTCTGAAAGTGGTTATGGAAGTGGAATTAGTCATGGAAGTGGAAGCAGTCAGGCTCAGGGAAGTGGTTCTAGAGGTGGAAGTGGTTATGGAAGTGGAAGTAGTTCTGGAACTAGTTATGGAAGTGGAAGCAGTCAGGCTCAGGGAACTGGTTCTGGAAGTGTTAGTGGTCAGGCTCAGGGAAGTAGTTCTGAAAGTGGTTCTGGAAGTGGAAATAATTATGGAAGTGGAAGTAATTATGGAAGCGCTCAGGCAAGTGGTTCTGGAAGTGGAACTGGTTATGAAAGTGGAAGTAATAATGGACATGGAAGCAGTCAGGTTCAAGGAGGTAGCTCTGAAAGTGGTTCTGGAAGTGGAAGTAATTATGGAAGCGGTCAGGCTCAGGGGAGTAGTTCTGAAACTGATTCTGAAAGTGGAAGTAACTATGGAAGTGGTCAGGCTCAAGGAAGTAGTTCTGAGACCAGTTCTGGAAGTGGAACTGATTCTGGAAGCAGTCAGTCTCAGGGAAGTGGTTCTGGAAGTGGAAGTAGTTCTGGAAGCGGTCAGGCTCAGGGAGGTGGTTCTGGAAGTGGAACTGATTATGAAAGTGGAAGTAATTATGAAAGTGGAGGTGGTCAGGCTCAGGGAAGTGGTTCTGGAAGTGGACGTAACTATGGAAGTGGAAGGGGTCGAGCTCGGGGAAGTGGTTCTGGAAGGGGTCAGGCTCAGGGAAGTAATTATGGAAGTGGAAGTGGTCTTGCGCAGGGAAGTGGTTATGGAAGGGGAAGCAGTTCTGGAAGTGGTTATAGACATAGTTCTGGAAGTGATCAGGGAAGTGGTCAAGCTCAGGGAAGTAATTATGGAAGTGGAAGCGATCCGGGAAGTGGTTATGGAAGTGAGAGCAGTTCTGGAAATGGTTATAGACATAGTTCTGGAAGTGATCAGGGAAGTGGTCAAGCTCAGGGAAGTAGTTATGGAAGTGGAAGTGATCAGGGAAGTAGTTATGCAAGTGGTCATGGAAGCGGTCAATATCAGGGAAGTAGTGATGAAAGTGGAAGACGTTATGGAAGTGACCAGGGAAGTAGCTACAGAAGTGGAAATGGTTATGAAACTTATGGAAATCGACATGATCAGGGAAGTGGTCATGGAAGCAGTCAACATCAGGAAAGTAGTTATGGAAGTGGTCATGGAAGCGGTCAACGTCAGGGAAGCAATAAGGGAAGTGGTCATGGAAGCAGACAAGCTCAGGGAAGTGATTAG
- the LOC113065083 gene encoding fibroin heavy chain-like isoform X13, translated as MTARVYCSLMAVLSCLSGNLIITDATFSFPTMVFGFCPMKLTVVPSRRGCFFDGDCPGGEKCCIFESGSACVPPVSMTFPKIVAGFCPTKLTVVPSRRGCFSDGDCFGGDKCCIFESGPACVPPVSMDRIIQESLMKPGLCPPPTFERRSCTTFCNGDSDCPNNEKCCSNGCGRYCTAPYAVKPGQCPKPKDTPECAESCFHDGQCPDSQKCCPTTCGYACSEANDQESGQGSVHVSVKAGGNGRGYVSIQTSNRGSSSGSSSGFGSGGSSGSSSGTGSGSGQAQGSSSGSVSGSGSGQAQGSGSGSVSGSGSGSSSGTGSGSGSSSGTGSGSGSSSGSGQVQGSSSGSSYGTGSAGGSGSGSSSGSGQAQGSSSGSGYGTGSSSGSGQAQGSSSGSGSSFGSVSSSGSGYGTGSASSSGSGSSSGSGQAQGSSSGSGSSFGSGYGTGIASSSGTGSGSGSSSGSGHGTGTGSSSGSGYGTGSGYGTGSASSSGSGSGSGTSSGSGYGTGSASSSGTGSGSGSSSGSGQAQGSSSGTGSSYGSVSSSGSGSGTGSASSSGSGSGTGSASSSGSGYGSGTSSGSGYGTGSASSSGSGSGTGSASSIGSGSGSGTSSGSGYGTGSGSSSGSGQAQGSSSGGGSSYGSVSSSGSGYGTGSASSSGSGQAQGSSSGGGSSYGSVSSSGSGYGTGSASSSGTGSGSGSSSGSGQAQGSSSGSGSSYGSVSSSGSGYGTGSASSSGTGSGMGSSSGTGSGSGSGSGSGSSSGSGQAQGSSSGSGSSYGSVSSSGSGYGTGSASSSGTGSGMGSSSGTGSGSGSGSGSGSSSGSGQAQGSSSGSGSNYGSVSSSGSGYGTGSASSSGTAFGSGSSSGIGQAQGSSPGSGSGTGSGSSSGSGSGTGSGSSSSSGQAQGSSSGSGSNYGSVSSSGSGHGTGSASSSGTGSGSGSSSGIGQAQESSSGSGSGTGSSSGSGQAQGSSSGSGSSYGSVSSSGSGYGTGSASSSGTGSGSGSSSGSGQAQGSSSGSGYGTGSSSGSGQVQESSSGNGSGSVSSSGSGTSSGSGQAQERISGSSSGTGNASSSGTGSGSGTSYGSGQAQGSSSGIGSGSGSGSNQVQGSSSGSGSSYGSGSSQAQGSGSGSGTSHGSGSSQAQGSGSGGGSSQAQGSGSGSGSSYGSGSSQAQRSGSGSGSSQAQGSGSQGSEGSQVQGSGSGGGTSYGSSNYGSQAQASGSGSGTSHGSGSSQAQGSGSGSGYGSGTSHGSESSQAQGSGSGSGSSQAQGSGSGSVSGQAQGSSSESGSGSNYGSGQAQASGSGSRTGYESGSNNGHGSNQAQGGSSESGYGSGISHGSGSSQAQGSGSGGRTSYGSGNNYGSSQAQASGSGSGTGYESGRNNGHGSNQVQGSSSESGYGSGISHGSGSSQAQGSGSRGGSGYGSGSSSGTSYGSGSSQAQGTGSGSVSGQAQGSSSESGSGSGNNYGSGSNYGSAQASGSGSGTGYESGSNNGHGSSQVQGGSSESGSGSGSNYGSGQAQGSSSETDSESGSNYGSGQAQGSSSETSSGSGTDSGSSQSQGSGSGSGSSSGSGQAQGGGSGSGTDYESGSNYESGGGQAQGSGSGSGRNYGSGRGRARGSGSGRGQAQGSNYGSGSGLAQGSGYGRGSSSGSGYRHSSGSDQGSGQAQGSNYGSGSDPGSGYGSESSSGNGYRHSSGSDQGSGQAQGSSYGSGSDQGSSYASGHGSGQYQGSSDESGRRYGSDQGSSYRSGNGYETYGNRHDQGSGHGSSQHQESSYGSGHGSGQRQGSNKGSGHGSRQAQGSD; from the exons ATGACAGCACGAGTGTACTGCTCGTTGATGGCTGTTTTATCATGTCTGTCTGGAAACTTGATCATAACAGATGCCACAT TCAGCTTCCCAACAATGGTGTTTGGTTTCTGTCCGATGAAGCTGACGGTCGTGCCGTCTCGTCGAGGATGTTTCTTTGATGGAGATTGCCCTGGAGGAGAAAAATGCTGTATATTTGAGTCGGGGTCTGCATGTGTGCCACCTGTTTCCA TGACCTTCCCAAAAATTGTGGCCGGGTTCTGTCCGACAAAGCTGACTGTTGTGCCATCCCGTCGAGGGTGTTTTTCTGATGGAGACTGCTTTGGAGGAGACAAATGCTGTATATTTGAGTCAGGGCCCGCATGTGTGCCACCTGTTTCCA TGGATAGAATTATTCAGGAGTCATTGATGAAGCCAGGACTGTGTCCACCCCCAACCTTTGAAAGAAGATCGTGTACCACATTCTGTAACGGTGACTCTGACTGTCCCAACAATGAGAAGTGCTGCAGCAATGGATGTGGTCGTTACTGTACGGCTCCATATGCAG TGAAACCAGGTCAATGTCCCAAACCGAAGGACACTCCAGAATGTGCTGAAAGCTGTTtccatgatggccagtgtcctgacTCGCAGAAATGTTGCCCAACTACCTGTGGCTATGCATGTAGTGAAGCAAATGATCAAGAAAGTGGTCAGGGAAGTGTTCATGTAAGTGTTAAGGCAGGTGGAAATGGAAGGGGTTATGTAAGTATTCAGACAAGTAATCGTGGAAGTAGTTCTGGAAGTAGTTCTGGATTTGGTTCTGGAGGTAGTTCTGGAAGTAGTTCTGGAACTGGTTCTGGAAGTGGTCAGGCTCAGGGAAGTAGTTCTGGTAGTGTAAGTGGTTCTGGAAGTGGTCAGGCTCAGGGAAGTGGTTCTGGAAGTGTAAGTGGTTCTGGGAGTGGGAGTAGTTCTGGAACTGGTTCTGGGAGTGGAAGTAGTTCTGGAACTGGTTCTGGGAGTGGAAGTAGTTCTGGAAGTGGTCAGGTTCAAGGGAGTAGTTCTGGAAGCAGTTATGGAACTGGAAGTGCAGGTGGTTCTGGAAGTGGAAGTAGTTCTGGAAGTGGTCAGGCTCAGGGAAGTAGTTCTGGAAGTGGTTATGGAACTGGAAGTAGTTCTGGAAGTGGTCAGGCTCAGGGAAGTAGTTCTGGAAGTGGGAGTAGTTTTGGAAGTGTGAGTAGTTCTGGAAGTGGTTATGGAACTGGAAGTGCAAGTAGTTCTGGAAGTGGAAGTAGTTCTGGAAGTGGTCAGGCTCAGGGAAGTAGTTCTGGAAGTGGGAGTAGTTTTGGAAGTGGTTATGGAACTGGAATTGCAAGTAGTTCTGGAACTGGTTCTGGAAGTGGAAGTAGTTCTGGAAGTGGTCATGGAACAGGAACTGGAAGTAGTTCTGGAAGTGGTTATGGAACTGGAAGTGGTTATGGAACTGGAAGTGCAAGTAGTTCTGGAAGTGGTTCTGGAAGTGGAACTAGTTCCGGAAGTGGTTATGGAACTGGAAGTGCAAGTAGTTCTGGAACAGGTTCTGGAAGTGGAAGTAGTTCCGGAAGTGGTCAGGCTCAGGGAAGTAGTTCTGGAACTGGGAGTAGTTATGGAAGTGTGAGTAGTTCTGGAAGTGGTTCTGGAACTGGAAGTGCAAGTAGTTCTGGAAGTGGTTCTGGAACTGGAAGTGCAAGTAGTTCTGGAAGTGGTTATGGAAGTGGAACTAGTTCCGGAAGTGGTTATGGAACTGGAAGTGCAAGTAGTTCTGGAAGTGGTTCTGGAACTGGAAGTGCAAGTAGTATTGGAAGTGGTTCTGGAAGTGGAACTAGTTCCGGAAGTGGTTATGGAACTGGAAGTGGAAGTAGTTCTGGAAGTGGTCAGGCTCAGGGGAGTAGTTCTGGAGGTGGGAGTAGTTATGGAAGTGTGAGTAGTTCTGGAAGTGGTTATGGAACTGGAAGTGCAAGTAGTTCTGGAAGTGGTCAGGCTCAGGGGAGTAGTTCTGGAGGTGGGAGTAGTTATGGAAGTGTGAGTAGTTCTGGAAGTGGTTATGGAACTGGAAGTGCAAGTAGTTCTGGAACAGGTTCTGGAAGTGGAAGTAGTTCTGGAAGTGGTCAGGCTCAGGGAAGTAGTTCTGGAAGTGGGAGTAGTTATGGAAGTGTGAGTAGTTCTGGAAGTGGTTATGGAACTGGAAGTGCAAGTAGTTCTGGAACTGGTTCTGGAATGGGAAGTAGTTCTGGAACGGGTTCTGGAAGTGGAAGTGGTTCTGGAAGTGGAAGTAGTTCTGGAAGTGGTCAGGCTCAGGGAAGTAGTTCTGGAAGTGGGAGTAGTTATGGAAGTGTGAGTAGTTCTGGAAGTGGTTATGGAACTGGAAGTGCAAGTAGTTCTGGAACTGGTTCTGGAATGGGAAGTAGTTCTGGAACTGGTTCTGGAAGTGGAAGTGGTTCTGGAAGTGGAAGTAGTTCTGGAAGTGGTCAGGCTCAGGGAAGTAGTTCTGGAAGTGGGAGTAATTATGGAAGTGTGAGTAGTTCTGGAAGTGGTTATGGAACTGGAAGTGCAAGTAGTTCTGGAACTGCTTTTGGAAGTGGAAGTAGTTCTGGAATTGGTCAGGCTCAGGGAAGTAGTCCTGGAAGTGGTTCAGGAACTGGAAGTGGAAGTAGTTCTGGAAGTGGTTCAGGAACTGGAAGTGGAAGTAGTTCTTCAAGTGGTCAGGCTCAGGGAAGTAGTTCTGGAAGTGGGAGTAATTATGGAAGTGTGAGTAGTTCTGGAAGTGGTCATGGAACTGGAAGTGCAAGTAGTTCTGGAACAGGTTCTGGAAGTGGAAGTAGTTCTGGAATTGGTCAGGCTCAGGAAAGTAGTTCCGGAAGTGGTTCTGGAACTGGAAGTAGTTCTGGAAGTGGTCAGGCTCAGGGGAGTAGTTCTGGAAGTGGGAGTAGTTATGGAAGTGTGAGTAGTTCTGGAAGTG GTTATGGAACTGGAAGTGCAAGTAGTTCTGGAACAGGTTCTGGAAGTGGAAGTAGTTCTGGAAGTGGTCAGGCTCAGGGAAGTAGTTCCGGAAGTGGTTATGGAACTGGAAGTAGTTCTGGAAGTGGTCAGGTTCAGGAGAGTAGTTCTGGAAATGGTTCTGGAAGTGTGAGTAGTTCTGGAAGTGGAACTAGTTCCGGAAGTGGTCAGGCTCAAGAACGTATTTCTGGAAGTAGTTCTGGAACTGGAAATGCAAGTAGTTCTGGAACTGGTTCTGGAAGTGGAACTAGTTATGGAAGTGGCCAGGCTCAGGGAAGTAGTTCTGGAATTGGAAGTGGTTCAGGAAGTGGAAGCAATCAGGTTCAAGGAAGTAGTTCTGGAAGTGGAAGTAGTTATGGAAGTGGCAGCAGTCAGGCTCAGGGAAGTGGTTCTGGAAGTGGAACTAGTCATGGAAGTGGAAGCAGTCAGGCTCAGGGAAGTGGTTCCGGAGGTGGAAGCAGTCAGGCTCAGGGAAGTGGTTCTGGAAGTGGAAGTAGTTATGGAAGTGGAAGCAGTCAGGCCCAGAGAAGTGGTTCTGGAAGTGGAAGCAGTCAGGCTCAGGGAAGTGGAAGTCAAGGAAGTGAAGGTAGTCAGGTTCAGGGAAGTGGTTCTGGAGGTGGAACTAGTTATGGGAGCAGTAATTATGGTAGTCAGGCTCAGGCAAGTGGTTCTGGAAGTGGAACTAGTCATGGAAGTGGAAGCAGTCAGGCTCAGGGAAGCGGTTCTGGAAGTGGTTATGGAAGTGGAACTAGTCACGGAAGTGAAAGCAGTCAGGCTCAGGGAAGTGGTTCTGGAAGTGGAAGCAGTCAGGCTCAGGGAAGTGGTTCTGGAAGTGTTAGTGGTCAGGCTCAGGGAAGTAGTTCTGAAAGTGGTTCTGGAAGTAATTATGGAAGCGGTCAGGCTCAGGCAAGTGGTTCTGGAAGTAGAACTGGTTATGAAAGTGGAAGTAATAATGGACATGGAAGCAATCAGGCTCAAGGAGGTAGTTCTGAAAGTGGTTATGGAAGTGGAATTAGTCATGGAAGTGGAAGCAGTCAGGCTCAGGGAAGTGGTTCTGGAGGTAGAACTAGTTATGGGAGTGGAAATAATTACGGAAGCAGTCAGGCTCAGGCAAGTGGTTCTGGAAGTGGAACTGGTTATGAAAGTGGAAGAAATAATGGACATGGAAGCAATCAGGTTCAAGGAAGTAGTTCTGAAAGTGGTTATGGAAGTGGAATTAGTCATGGAAGTGGAAGCAGTCAGGCTCAGGGAAGTGGTTCTAGAGGTGGAAGTGGTTATGGAAGTGGAAGTAGTTCTGGAACTAGTTATGGAAGTGGAAGCAGTCAGGCTCAGGGAACTGGTTCTGGAAGTGTTAGTGGTCAGGCTCAGGGAAGTAGTTCTGAAAGTGGTTCTGGAAGTGGAAATAATTATGGAAGTGGAAGTAATTATGGAAGCGCTCAGGCAAGTGGTTCTGGAAGTGGAACTGGTTATGAAAGTGGAAGTAATAATGGACATGGAAGCAGTCAGGTTCAAGGAGGTAGCTCTGAAAGTGGTTCTGGAAGTGGAAGTAATTATGGAAGCGGTCAGGCTCAGGGGAGTAGTTCTGAAACTGATTCTGAAAGTGGAAGTAACTATGGAAGTGGTCAGGCTCAAGGAAGTAGTTCTGAGACCAGTTCTGGAAGTGGAACTGATTCTGGAAGCAGTCAGTCTCAGGGAAGTGGTTCTGGAAGTGGAAGTAGTTCTGGAAGCGGTCAGGCTCAGGGAGGTGGTTCTGGAAGTGGAACTGATTATGAAAGTGGAAGTAATTATGAAAGTGGAGGTGGTCAGGCTCAGGGAAGTGGTTCTGGAAGTGGACGTAACTATGGAAGTGGAAGGGGTCGAGCTCGGGGAAGTGGTTCTGGAAGGGGTCAGGCTCAGGGAAGTAATTATGGAAGTGGAAGTGGTCTTGCGCAGGGAAGTGGTTATGGAAGGGGAAGCAGTTCTGGAAGTGGTTATAGACATAGTTCTGGAAGTGATCAGGGAAGTGGTCAAGCTCAGGGAAGTAATTATGGAAGTGGAAGCGATCCGGGAAGTGGTTATGGAAGTGAGAGCAGTTCTGGAAATGGTTATAGACATAGTTCTGGAAGTGATCAGGGAAGTGGTCAAGCTCAGGGAAGTAGTTATGGAAGTGGAAGTGATCAGGGAAGTAGTTATGCAAGTGGTCATGGAAGCGGTCAATATCAGGGAAGTAGTGATGAAAGTGGAAGACGTTATGGAAGTGACCAGGGAAGTAGCTACAGAAGTGGAAATGGTTATGAAACTTATGGAAATCGACATGATCAGGGAAGTGGTCATGGAAGCAGTCAACATCAGGAAAGTAGTTATGGAAGTGGTCATGGAAGCGGTCAACGTCAGGGAAGCAATAAGGGAAGTGGTCATGGAAGCAGACAAGCTCAGGGAAGTGATTAG